From Plectropomus leopardus isolate mb chromosome 17, YSFRI_Pleo_2.0, whole genome shotgun sequence, a single genomic window includes:
- the LOC121956628 gene encoding cytohesin-2-like has protein sequence MAIRRKDSFLWGKAPPKLPPGEKRQGGNIKIHKSELLDDIQKLRLEISHIMPEIYSPELREQNKNVVRNRRFLRGKKKFNMDPKRGVHYLVENDLLEWRAESVAEFLYKEEGLNKTAIGNFLGEREEMHLQTLKAFVGLHEFSDLNLVQALRQFLWSFRLPGEAQKIDRMMEAFATRYCDCNPGVFQSADTCYILSFAIIMLNTSLHNPNVKDKPSLQRFVSMNRGINNGEDLSTELLTKLYTSIRSEPFKIPEDDGNDLTLTFFNPDREGWLLKMGGRVKTWKRRWFILTDSCLYYFEYTTDKDPIGIIPLENLCVRKLQDTSKSYCLELYNPKGQKIKACKTENKGRVVQGKHQSYKLSAASADERDDWIDAIRASITKDPFYDLVSLRKRKIISNTSS, from the exons atggcTATACGCAGAAAAGACAGCTTCCTCTGGGGGAAAG CTCCACCGAAACTCCCCCCCGGAGAGAAGAGGCAGGGTGGCAATATTAAGATTCACAAGTCTGAGCTGCTGGATGACATCCAG AAGCTGAGGTTGGAGATCAGTCACATCATGCCAGAAATCTACAGCCCTGAACTGAGAGAGCAGAA TAAAAATGTTGTAAGGAACAGAAGGTTCTTAcgaggaaaaaagaaattcaacatGGACCCCAAAAGG GGTGTCCATTATCTGGTTGAAAATGACCTGTTGGAATGGCGAGCAGAGTCGGTGGCTGAGTTTCTTTACAAAGAAGAAGGACTGAACAAGACCGCCATAGGAAACTTCCTGGGAGAAAG GGAGGAAATGCATCTGCAGACACTGAAAGCATTTGTGGGCCTGCATGAATTCTCTGACCTGAATCTGGTGCAGGCGCTGAG GCAGTTTCTGTGGAGCTTTCGTCTCCCAGGAGAAGCTCAGAAGATTGACAGGATGATGGAGGCGTTTGCAACTCGCTACTGCGACTGCAACCCAGGGGTCTTCCAATCTGCAG ACACATGCTACATCCTGTCTTTTGCCATCATCATGCTCAACACGAGTCTCCACAACCCCAACGTGAAAGACAAACCTAGTCTGCAGCGATTCGTTTCCATGAACAGAGGAATCAACAACGGGGAGGACCTGTCAACCGAGCTGCTAACG AAATTGTACACAAGCATCCGCAGTGAGCCCTTCAAGATACCAGAGGATGATGGGAACGACCTCACGctaacattttttaatccaGACAGAGAAGGCTGGCTGCTTAAAATGG GTGGGCGAGTCAAAACCTGGAAGAGGAGGTGGTTCATTTTGACAGACAGCTGCTTGTACTACTTTGAATACACCACA GATAAAGACCCAATCGGAATTATTCCCCTGGAGAACCTGTGTGTCAGGAAGCTACAGGACACAAGCAAATCG tATTGTCTGGAGTTATATAACCCCAAAGGACAAAAGATCAAGGCCTGCAAGACGGAGAACAAAGGCAGAGTGGTGCAGGGTAAACATCAGTCCTATAAGCTCAGTGCAGCCAGCGCAGATGAACGGGACGACTGGATAGACGCAATCAG